Proteins from one Microtus pennsylvanicus isolate mMicPen1 chromosome 7, mMicPen1.hap1, whole genome shotgun sequence genomic window:
- the Larp7 gene encoding la-related protein 7 isoform X1 yields the protein METENQKIMEESTEKRKEEKKKRSRVKQVLADIAKQVDFWFGDANLHKDRFLREQIEKSRDGYVDISLLVSFNKMKKLTTDGKLIARALKSSSVVELDLEGTRIRRKKPLGERPKDEEERTVYVELLPKNVTHSWIERVFGKCGNVVYISIPHYKSTGDPKGFAFVEFETKEQAAKAIEFLNNPPEEAPRKPGIFPKTVKNKPIPSLRVAEEKKKKKKKKGRIKKEDSVQGKELDTSSVGVSKAKRQRTASEGSEAETPDAPKQPAKKKKKREKVETSILPEVRAGKRERSGAEDEDCLPLRPKAKKRAQKDSISEAASEVSKESRGTVLGLDSKHFSYFVTTTCLKRIFLPDLEFCSTEEEKESGDRKGDSLLKVKRKHKKKHKERHKMGEEVIPLRVLSKTEWMDLKKEYLALQKASMASLKKTISQIKLESEMDTDCAVPSKSGERSGKECCPQEKVNAQGPQFVNGVIVKIMSTEPLPGRKQVRDVLATISEVVYVDLLEGDTECHARFKTPEDAQAVMSAQTEIRKKHCWNLEVLSGDHEQRYWQKILVDRQAKLNQPREKKRGTEKLITKAEKIRLAKTQQASQHIRFSEYD from the exons ATGgaaactgaaaatcaaaaaattatggaagaaagcactgagaagagaaaagaagaaaaaaagaagcgcTCGAGGGTTAAACAGGTGCTTGCAGATATTGCTAAGCAAGTGGACTTCTGGTTTGGAGATGCAAACCTTCACAAGGACAGGTTTCTTCGAGAGCAAATTGAAAAATCTAGAGATGGAT ATGTGGACATATCTCTTTTGGTGTCTTTTAACAAAATGAAGAAGTTGACCACTGATGGGAAGTTAATAGCCAGAGCATTGAAAAGCTCATCTGTTGTAGAG ttggaCTTAGAGGGAACCAGAATCCGGAGAAAAAAGCCCCTAGGTGAGAGACCAAAGGATGAGGAGGAACGCACTGTGTACgtg GAGTTACTTCCCAAAAATGTTACCCATAGCTGGATTGAAAGAGTATTTGGGAAATGTGGCAATGTGGTTTACATAAGTATTCCACATTACAAGTCTACTGGGGATCCAAAGGGATTTGCCTTTGTGGAGTTTGAAACAAAAGAGCAAGCAGCAAAAGCCATTGAG TTTCTTAACAACCCACCCGAAGAAGCACCAAGAAAACCCGGCATATTTCCCAAGACAGTGAAAAACAAACCCATCCCTTCCTTAAGAGTAGCTG aagagaagaaaaaaaagaaaaagaaaaaaggcaggataaagaaggaagacagtgtgcaGGGTAAAGAGTTAGACACAAGCAGCGTGGGAGTGTCTAAAGCGAAGAGACAAAGGACTGCTTCCGAGGGCTCTGAAGCAGAAACCCCTGATGCTCCAAAGCAAcctgcaaagaaaaagaaaaaacggGAAAAGGTGGAGACATCCATCTTGCCTGAAGTTAGagcagggaaaagggagagaagcgGTGCTGAGGACGAAGACTGCCTCCCCCTCAGGCCTAAAGCCAAGAAGAGGGCTCAGAAGGACAGCATTAGTGAGGCTGCTTCTGAAGTCTCCAAAGAAAGCAGAGGTACTGTGTTAGGATTAGACAGCAAACATTTTAGCTACTTCGTAACCACAACTTGTCTTAAGAGAATCTTTCTTCCAGACCTAGAATTCTGCTctacagaagaggagaaggagtcTGGAGACAGAAAAGGTGATTCTCTCCTAAAAGTGAAAAGGAAGCACAAGAAGAAACACAAGGAGAGACATAAGATGGGAGAAGAGGTTATACCGTTGAGAGTTTTGTCTAA aactGAATGGATGGATTTGAAAAAAGAGTATTTGGCACTGCAAAAAGCCAGTATGGCTTCTCTAAAAAAAACAATATCTCAAATCAAACTGGAATCAGAAATGGACACAGACTGTGCAGTGCCCAGCAAGTCTGGAGAGAGGAGTGGCAAAG AGTGCTGCCCTCAGGAGAAGGTTAATGCGCAGGGCCCACAGTTCGTGAACGGAGTGATTGTGAAGATCATGAGCACAGAGCCTCTACCAGGCAGGAAACAAGTCAGG GATGTTTTGGCCACAATCTCAGAAGTTGTTTACGTTGATTTGCTAGAAGGAGATACTGAATGCCATGCCCGATTCAAAACTCCTGAGGATGCGCAGGCAGTAATGAGTGCACAGACTGAAATTAGAAAGAAGCACTGTTGGAACCTCGAGGTCCTTTCTG gtgaTCACGAGCAGAGGTACTGGCAGAAGATATTGGTAGATAGACAGGCCAAACTTAATCAACCTcgggaaaagaaaagaggcacGGAGAAG TTAATCACCAAAGCTGAGAAGATTAGACTGGCCAAGACTCAACAAGCCAGTCAGCACATTCGATTCTCTGAGTATGATTGA
- the Larp7 gene encoding la-related protein 7 isoform X2, producing METENQKIMEESTEKRKEEKKKRSRVKQVLADIAKQVDFWFGDANLHKDRFLREQIEKSRDGYVDISLLVSFNKMKKLTTDGKLIARALKSSSVVELDLEGTRIRRKKPLGERPKDEEERTVYVELLPKNVTHSWIERVFGKCGNVVYISIPHYKSTGDPKGFAFVEFETKEQAAKAIEFLNNPPEEAPRKPGIFPKTVKNKPIPSLRVAEEKKKKKKKKGRIKKEDSVQGKELDTSSVGVSKAKRQRTASEGSEAETPDAPKQPAKKKKKREKVETSILPEVRAGKRERSGAEDEDCLPLRPKAKKRAQKDSISEAASEVSKESRDLEFCSTEEEKESGDRKGDSLLKVKRKHKKKHKERHKMGEEVIPLRVLSKTEWMDLKKEYLALQKASMASLKKTISQIKLESEMDTDCAVPSKSGERSGKECCPQEKVNAQGPQFVNGVIVKIMSTEPLPGRKQVRDVLATISEVVYVDLLEGDTECHARFKTPEDAQAVMSAQTEIRKKHCWNLEVLSGDHEQRYWQKILVDRQAKLNQPREKKRGTEKLITKAEKIRLAKTQQASQHIRFSEYD from the exons ATGgaaactgaaaatcaaaaaattatggaagaaagcactgagaagagaaaagaagaaaaaaagaagcgcTCGAGGGTTAAACAGGTGCTTGCAGATATTGCTAAGCAAGTGGACTTCTGGTTTGGAGATGCAAACCTTCACAAGGACAGGTTTCTTCGAGAGCAAATTGAAAAATCTAGAGATGGAT ATGTGGACATATCTCTTTTGGTGTCTTTTAACAAAATGAAGAAGTTGACCACTGATGGGAAGTTAATAGCCAGAGCATTGAAAAGCTCATCTGTTGTAGAG ttggaCTTAGAGGGAACCAGAATCCGGAGAAAAAAGCCCCTAGGTGAGAGACCAAAGGATGAGGAGGAACGCACTGTGTACgtg GAGTTACTTCCCAAAAATGTTACCCATAGCTGGATTGAAAGAGTATTTGGGAAATGTGGCAATGTGGTTTACATAAGTATTCCACATTACAAGTCTACTGGGGATCCAAAGGGATTTGCCTTTGTGGAGTTTGAAACAAAAGAGCAAGCAGCAAAAGCCATTGAG TTTCTTAACAACCCACCCGAAGAAGCACCAAGAAAACCCGGCATATTTCCCAAGACAGTGAAAAACAAACCCATCCCTTCCTTAAGAGTAGCTG aagagaagaaaaaaaagaaaaagaaaaaaggcaggataaagaaggaagacagtgtgcaGGGTAAAGAGTTAGACACAAGCAGCGTGGGAGTGTCTAAAGCGAAGAGACAAAGGACTGCTTCCGAGGGCTCTGAAGCAGAAACCCCTGATGCTCCAAAGCAAcctgcaaagaaaaagaaaaaacggGAAAAGGTGGAGACATCCATCTTGCCTGAAGTTAGagcagggaaaagggagagaagcgGTGCTGAGGACGAAGACTGCCTCCCCCTCAGGCCTAAAGCCAAGAAGAGGGCTCAGAAGGACAGCATTAGTGAGGCTGCTTCTGAAGTCTCCAAAGAAAGCAGAG ACCTAGAATTCTGCTctacagaagaggagaaggagtcTGGAGACAGAAAAGGTGATTCTCTCCTAAAAGTGAAAAGGAAGCACAAGAAGAAACACAAGGAGAGACATAAGATGGGAGAAGAGGTTATACCGTTGAGAGTTTTGTCTAA aactGAATGGATGGATTTGAAAAAAGAGTATTTGGCACTGCAAAAAGCCAGTATGGCTTCTCTAAAAAAAACAATATCTCAAATCAAACTGGAATCAGAAATGGACACAGACTGTGCAGTGCCCAGCAAGTCTGGAGAGAGGAGTGGCAAAG AGTGCTGCCCTCAGGAGAAGGTTAATGCGCAGGGCCCACAGTTCGTGAACGGAGTGATTGTGAAGATCATGAGCACAGAGCCTCTACCAGGCAGGAAACAAGTCAGG GATGTTTTGGCCACAATCTCAGAAGTTGTTTACGTTGATTTGCTAGAAGGAGATACTGAATGCCATGCCCGATTCAAAACTCCTGAGGATGCGCAGGCAGTAATGAGTGCACAGACTGAAATTAGAAAGAAGCACTGTTGGAACCTCGAGGTCCTTTCTG gtgaTCACGAGCAGAGGTACTGGCAGAAGATATTGGTAGATAGACAGGCCAAACTTAATCAACCTcgggaaaagaaaagaggcacGGAGAAG TTAATCACCAAAGCTGAGAAGATTAGACTGGCCAAGACTCAACAAGCCAGTCAGCACATTCGATTCTCTGAGTATGATTGA